The Sporohalobacter salinus genome window below encodes:
- a CDS encoding tyrosine-type recombinase/integrase, whose product MAKVEPIRDKKKITTIINLLKGKENWRDYVLFVLGINFGLRIGDLLRVQVKNVREDSGYIKDSFEIKEQKTGKYNSIEINQAAKETLELLFEKTKIGENPTNYLIYNTQSYPLGSEAISRVQAYRLIRKWCKQVGLTSLNIGTHTLRKTFGYHAWKNGINIEALQEKFKHESTSTTREYLGIEKKDVKETYHSLDDIF is encoded by the coding sequence ATGGCAAAAGTTGAGCCAATAAGAGATAAGAAAAAAATTACAACAATAATAAATCTCCTCAAAGGCAAAGAAAACTGGAGAGATTATGTTCTTTTCGTATTAGGGATAAATTTTGGATTAAGAATTGGAGACTTGTTACGAGTACAAGTAAAAAATGTAAGAGAAGATAGTGGCTATATTAAGGACAGCTTTGAAATTAAGGAGCAAAAAACAGGAAAATATAATTCAATTGAAATTAATCAGGCAGCTAAGGAAACTTTAGAGTTGTTATTTGAGAAAACTAAAATTGGAGAAAATCCAACTAACTACTTAATCTATAATACTCAAAGTTATCCTTTAGGTAGTGAAGCTATCAGTAGAGTTCAAGCTTATAGATTAATCAGAAAATGGTGTAAACAGGTTGGATTGACTAGTTTAAATATTGGAACTCATACTCTTAGAAAGACTTTTGGTTATCATGCTTGGAAAAATGGAATAAACATTGAAGCTTTACAGGAAAAATTCAAACATGAATCTACTTCTACTACTCGAGAATATCTAGGAATCGAAAAGAAAGATGTAAAGGAAACTTATCATAGTTTAGATGATATTTTTTAA